The sequence GGTAGATGTCTTGCCGTTCGAGATACGGCAGCAGCGCGAACTGCCAGCTCACGGTTTTCCAGGTGCCTGGCGCCCCGAGTTGCTCGCGCCAGCCCGGAAACCGTGCTTTGGACTGCTCGAACGATTGCACGGCGAGCATCACTTCGCGTTGCCGGTTCAGGCAAGTCGCCTGGCGCGAAGCGTCACGACTCTTTAACACCGCCGGCGCGGCCAGCGCCACCAGCAGTCCGATCAGGAAGATTACGATCAACAATTCGATTATCGTAAATCCGCGTCGCATGGGGCGTCCTCCTGCCGTCAGGATACGGCGTCCGCCGGCGCGGGTAAAGCAAGTCGGCGACCTTTTTTCGGCACGCCTTCACTCGAGCAACGCCCGGTCTTGCGCAATCCTAAAGGTCGCCGGAGTGTTCGTAGGCTTCCCGCTCGAAGGGATTGTCGAGATACGGCCGGCGTCCGGTACACCACAAGAACAGCGACCAGCCCAAATACGCCGGTCCCATGAGGAGGCCCCAGCGTTCGAATTGCCGGACGTGAACCAGCTCGTGCTCGCGGGCAATATCGAGCGCCGCGGCGGTTTGGCCGAGCACCGTATGCCCTAGCGTGAAGGCGAGCGTCGCTTCCCCCAACGGCAGATGACGGACGAACCATTGCACGCCGCCGCCATGGAATTCAATTACGCAGCCGCGACGCTGCGCGCGGGCGCCAAAGCAAAGCCCGAACGCGCCGATCACCAATCCCGCCAAGGTATAAGGCGAGGCCCAAGCGATCGCTATAGCGCGCCAAAGCCGATGCATGATCAGAAAATCGTGGTGGCTAGCGTCGACGGAAAAACAGCGCTGCCAGGCCGATCGCGGCCATGAGCATCGTGCCGGGCTCGGGCACCGAAGTCGCGCCGGTCGTCCCGGCGCCGAAGTTATTTCGGACGTTGTTCAGATCGGTGACATCAACGTCATCGTCGCCGTCGGTATCGCCTAAACCGGCGCCGCTGAAGTTGTTTCGGACATTGTTCAGGTCCGTGATGTTGACCTGGCCGTCGCCATTGGTGTCGCCGAGGACCGGATTGTCTATGGCCCGTAAGGGCGAGAAATCCTGCGTCGCCGTGCCCGAACCGAGGTTGGCGGAACCGAAGGTGCTGCTGCTGCCGTCGCGGAAGTTGCTGACGTCGAGCGCCTCCCAATCGACCAATGTGGCCGGCGCAGGCGGAAACTCAAGCTTGCCGACTTCCGTATCGCCAAGACCGCCCCCGCCCCAGCCGTTGATGTCCTCGCCGACGGGACCAAACACCACTTCGCCGTCGCTGTCGACGATGGTCATTTCCCAATTGTCGTTGCCGACGGGAAAGTTGCCTTCCACGTCGCCGGTGATGTTGGATTCCGTGAATAATAGCGGCGTCGTATTCTCGGCTTCGTCTTCGGTACTGACTTGGATGTGCCAGTCGCCGTTTTCCGGGTCGAAGCTCAAATCCGTCCGCAGGTCGTAGCTCTTCGTGGTTTGCGAGACGACTTCAAACACGTCCGTCAGGCGTTCCTGCTCAGTGATCGTCAGAATGGTCCCCCGACGCAGGTCCGACCAATCGTCGTCGTCCGAGAAAATAATCCGCCCCTGGCCGTCCACTCCGGGCGTGCTGCGGGTCGCGTCCCAGATCACATCGCCGTTCGAATCAACGTCGTCCTGATACCAGCGCAGTTC is a genomic window of Planctomycetia bacterium containing:
- a CDS encoding DUF1559 domain-containing protein, translated to MRRGFTIIELLIVIFLIGLLVALAAPAVLKSRDASRQATCLNRQREVMLAVQSFEQSKARFPGWREQLGAPGTWKTVSWQFALLPYLERQDIY
- a CDS encoding PEP-CTERM sorting domain-containing protein → MRHRGGVALLLLLCGLWCAAGQTATAAGLILNEYNAVGPNDLLGNSRADTFFGRIEGNGRDWLEFVVVDDHLDIRGWELRWYQDDVDSNGDVIWDATRSTPGVDGQGRIIFSDDDDWSDLRRGTILTITEQERLTDVFEVVSQTTKSYDLRTDLSFDPENGDWHIQVSTEDEAENTTPLLFTESNITGDVEGNFPVGNDNWEMTIVDSDGEVVFGPVGEDINGWGGGGLGDTEVGKLEFPPAPATLVDWEALDVSNFRDGSSSTFGSANLGSGTATQDFSPLRAIDNPVLGDTNGDGQVNITDLNNVRNNFSGAGLGDTDGDDDVDVTDLNNVRNNFGAGTTGATSVPEPGTMLMAAIGLAALFFRRR